In one Oryza glaberrima chromosome 2, OglaRS2, whole genome shotgun sequence genomic region, the following are encoded:
- the LOC127761557 gene encoding eukaryotic translation initiation factor 1A-like → MPKNKGKGGKNRKRGKNEADDEKRELVFKEDGQEYAQVARMLGNGRCEAQCIDGTKRLCHIRGKMHKKVWIAAGDIVLVGLRDYQDDKADVILKYMNDEARLLKAYGEIPDHVRLNEGVVDEDDAAAHDDYIQFEDEDIDKI, encoded by the coding sequence ATGCCGAAGAACaaggggaagggagggaagAACCGGAAGCGGGGGAAGAACGAGGCGGACGACGAGAAGCGGGAGCTGGTGTTCAAGGAGGACGGGCAGGAGTACGCGCAGGTGGCGCGGATGCTGGGCAACGGGCGGTGCGAGGCGCAGTGCATCGACGGGACGAAGCGGCTGTGCCACATCCGCGGGAAGATGCACAAGAAGGTGTGGATCGCGGCGGGGGACATCGTCCTCGTCGGCCTCCGCGACTACCAGGACGACAAGGCCGACGTCATCCTCAAGTACATGAACGACGAGGCCCGCCTCCTCAAGGCCTACGGCGAGATCCCCGACCACGTCCGCCTCAACGAGGgcgtcgtcgacgaggacgacgccgccgcccacgacgACTACATCCAGTTCGAGGACGAGGACATCGACAAGATCTGA